From the genome of Triticum aestivum cultivar Chinese Spring chromosome 3B, IWGSC CS RefSeq v2.1, whole genome shotgun sequence, one region includes:
- the LOC123069861 gene encoding S-adenosylmethionine synthase 1 — translation MRSSRAFSLPRSPKYFSHAPPRTPARAHPLQPSSSPIRTRRICCYKNYVHTPVTASSLSTSRSNAAAAAAAAQEVDWSITTTAQEMATETFLFTSESVNEGHPDKLCDQVSDAVLDACLAQDADSKVACETCTKTNMVMVFGEITTKATVDYEKIVRDTCRNIGFISDDVGLDADRCKVLVNIEQQSPDIAQGVHGHFTKRPEDIGAGDQGIMFGYATDETPELMPLSHVLATKLGARLTEVRKNGTCAWLRPDGKTQVTVEYLNEGGAMVPVRVHTVLISTQHDETVTNDEIAADLKEHVIKPVIPEKYLDEKTIFHLNPSGRFVIGGPHGDAGLTGRKIIIDTYGGWGAHGGGAFSGKDPTKVDRSGAYIARQAAKSIIASGLARRCIVQISYAIGVPEPLSVFVDSYGTGKIPDKEILKIVKENFDFRPGMISINLDLKKGGNRFIKTAAYGHFGREDADFTWEVVKPLKFDKASA, via the exons ATGCGGTCCTCACGTGCATTCTCCCTACCACGCTCGCCGAAATACTTTTCGCACGCACCACCTCGCACACCCGCACGGGCCCATCCTCTCCAACCATCCTCCTCCCCGATCCGCACCCGACGCATCTGCTGCTATAAAAACTACGTGCATACCCCCGTAACCGCTTCATCCCTCTCTACTTCCCGATCaaacgcggcggcggcagcagcggcagcgCAAG AGGTAGATTGGAGTATCACCACCACCGCGCAAGAAATGGCGACCGAGACTTTCCTCTTCACCTCTGAGTCTGTGAACGAGGGCCACCCTGACAAGCTCTGCGACCAGGTCTCCGACGCTGTGCTTGACGCGTGCCTCGCCCAAGACGCTGACAGCAAGGTTGCCTGTGAGACATGCACCAAGACCAACATGGTCATGGTTTTTGGTGAGATCACCACCAAGGCCACTGTTGACTATGAGAAGATTGTGCGTGACACCTGCCGCAACATTGGCTTCATCTCTGATGATGTTGGCCTTGATGCTGACCGGTGCAAGGTGCTTGTCAACATAGAGCAGCAGTCTCCTGACATTGCCCAGGGTGTGCACGGACATTTCACCAAGCGCCCTGAGGATATTGGTGCTGGTGACCAGGGTATCATGTTTGGCTATGCCACCGATGAGACCCCTGAGCTCATGCCCCTCAGCCATGTGCTTGCCACCAAGCTGGGTGCCCGCCTCACTGAAGTCCGCAAGAATGGCACTTGTGCCTGGCTAAGGCCTGATGGCAAAACCCAGGTCACGGTTGAATACCTCAACGAGGGAGGTGCCATGGTTCCTGTACGTGTGCACACTGTTCTGATCTCCACCCAGCATGATGAGACTGTCACCAATGATGAGATTGCTGCGGACCTCAAGGAGCATGTCATCAAGCCGGTGATCCCTGAGAAGTACCTGGACGAGAAGACCATATTCCACTTGAATCCATCAGGCCGCTTTGTCATTGGTGGCCCTCATGGTGATGCTGGTCTTACTGGTCGCAAGATCATCATCGACACCTATGGTGGCTGGGGAGCACACGGAGGTGGTGCTTTCTCCGGCAAGGACCCAACTAAGGTTGACCGCAGTGGCGCCTACATTGCCAGGCAGGCTGCCAAGAGCATCATTGCTAGCGGTCTTGCACGCCGCTGCATTGTTCAGATCTCCTACGCCATTGGTGTGCCTGAGCCCTTATCTGTCTTCGTTGACTCTTATGGTACTGGCAAGATCCCCGATAAGGAGATCCTCAAGATTGTGAAGGAGAACTTTGACTTCAGGCCTGGGATGATCAGCATCAACCTTGACTTGAAGAAGGGTGGCAACAGATTCATCAAGACGGCTGCTTATGGCCACTTTGGCCGTGAGGATGCTGACTTCACCTGGGAGGTTGTGAAGCCCCTCAAGTTTGACAAGGCCTCTGCTTGA